The following are encoded together in the Primulina tabacum isolate GXHZ01 chromosome 18, ASM2559414v2, whole genome shotgun sequence genome:
- the LOC142532371 gene encoding uncharacterized protein LOC142532371, which translates to MASFNKIPMFSNEDYDDWKIRMQANLAAQDDDMWYIITDGPMKILKANKAAITTKGAPQMVETYRSEWTAEDKNKTNLDIIAKDILYKTLDKSMFAKIKTCTTAKEIWEKLTQLCEGNDQTKENKLNVAIKKFDNAKMKPEETLA; encoded by the coding sequence ATGGCATCTTTTAACAAAATCCCTATGTTTTCAAATGAAGATTATGACGATTGGAAAATTCGTATGCAGGCTAATCTAGCAGCCCAGGATGACGATATGTGGTACATCATCACTGACGGACCAATGAAGATCTTAAAAGCAAATAAAGCTGCAATTACCACTAAAGGTGCTCCCCAAATGGTGGAAACGTACCGTTCTGAATGGACAGCTGAGGACAAGAATAAGACAAATCTCGATATCATAGCAAAAGATATTCTTTATAAGACCTTGGACAAAAGTATGTTTGCCAAAATCAAAACCTGCACTACAGCaaaggaaatctgggaaaaactCACACAACTGTGTGAGGGCAACGATCAGACTAAAGAAAATAAGTTGAATGTTGCTATCAAGAAGTTTGATAATGCAAAGATGAAGCCAGAAGAAACTCTTGCATAA